The following proteins are encoded in a genomic region of Leptotrichia sp. oral taxon 215 str. W9775:
- a CDS encoding exopolysaccharide biosynthesis polyprenyl glycosylphosphotransferase produces MAMSGVRKNFSYLFGILTVAMYFIGLIIINRGLGFRNAMIIVSALIAYYIANVYNVATNKYKLKDMTTVIVINGILMTVTTFSKIFTFYEGIVLFGIITIFQIAFRYIVIMGVVEKERVVFVGENDYTEDLLESVKKDGQYVFVTSLNNTDMKALGKEILELYNTKKFDVLVDFTDKLLRDPKITEKLLQYKLEGLQYYNYLEFYETYENKLPISHLSPKWFLENTGFEIYHNNFNLKAKRLLDLLFALLIGIFAAPVIVLAAIIVKLESKGPIFFIQERIGEGNKKFNIVKFRSMTTDAEKDGPQWASKNDNRVTKFGKIMRATRIDELPQLWNVLRGEMSFVGPRPEREYFIQQLEKEIPYYNLRHTVKPGLTGWAQVMYPYGASVEDAYRKLQYDLYYIKHHSIPFDVKVLLKTVTIVIFGKGR; encoded by the coding sequence ATGGCCATGAGCGGAGTAAGAAAAAATTTTTCCTATTTATTTGGGATATTGACGGTAGCAATGTATTTTATTGGACTGATTATAATAAACAGAGGACTGGGATTTAGGAATGCAATGATAATAGTCAGTGCCTTGATTGCCTACTACATAGCAAATGTATATAATGTAGCAACAAATAAGTATAAATTGAAGGATATGACAACGGTAATTGTAATAAACGGGATTTTAATGACTGTTACAACTTTTTCTAAAATATTTACTTTTTATGAAGGGATTGTCCTTTTTGGGATAATAACAATATTTCAGATAGCTTTCAGATATATAGTTATTATGGGGGTAGTTGAAAAGGAAAGAGTTGTATTTGTTGGAGAAAATGACTATACGGAGGATTTGCTTGAAAGTGTGAAAAAGGATGGCCAGTATGTATTTGTGACATCATTGAATAATACTGATATGAAGGCACTTGGAAAGGAAATACTTGAACTATATAATACAAAGAAATTTGATGTGCTTGTGGATTTTACGGATAAACTGTTAAGGGATCCTAAAATAACAGAAAAATTGTTACAATATAAACTTGAAGGATTACAGTATTATAACTATCTGGAATTTTATGAAACATACGAAAATAAACTTCCAATATCTCATTTAAGTCCAAAATGGTTTCTTGAAAATACAGGATTTGAAATATATCATAATAACTTTAACCTTAAGGCGAAAAGGCTTCTGGATTTACTTTTTGCATTACTGATAGGAATATTTGCGGCTCCGGTAATTGTGCTCGCTGCAATAATAGTAAAACTTGAATCTAAAGGGCCGATATTCTTTATACAGGAGAGAATAGGTGAAGGAAATAAGAAGTTTAATATAGTAAAATTCCGTTCAATGACTACTGATGCTGAAAAAGACGGGCCTCAATGGGCATCTAAAAATGACAACAGGGTTACGAAATTTGGGAAAATAATGAGAGCTACGAGAATTGATGAATTACCTCAGCTATGGAATGTGTTACGTGGGGAAATGAGTTTTGTGGGTCCTCGTCCTGAAAGGGAATATTTTATTCAGCAGCTTGAAAAGGAAATACCTTACTATAATTTAAGACATACTGTAAAACCAGGACTGACAGGGTGGGCACAAGTAATGTATCCTTATGGTGCCAGTGTTGAAGATGCTTACAGAAAATTGCAGTATGATTTATATTATATAAAACATCACAGCATTCCATTTGATGTGAAGGTGCTTCTAAAAACAGTAACGATAGTTATTTTTGGAAAAGGAAGATAG